A single window of Nasonia vitripennis strain AsymCx chromosome 4, Nvit_psr_1.1, whole genome shotgun sequence DNA harbors:
- the LOC100121265 gene encoding luciferin 4-monooxygenase isoform X1, whose translation MHKQLNCCTNLMDIFMQCEKDADDFTTEKNIVKGAKIDYGVQNQSIGQILLDIFHKYGDYTGWTESESGRQMTYAQIKDKSIRLALWFQQQGIGSGDVITICSSNCLNNYVVNYAILYVGAVYNPWHHEFTLESARYAFKLTRPKVMFVCSNMIDTIEKAAKLENLDVKIVTYEDFPNKEMIDDLIQASKEEDVDRFAVQKIEDPSTQIAGLLFSSGTSGAPKCVTMTYQSLLNIILTNAKVVIRPNDVILWYSVPYWIVSTVYTLSTVFRKNKVIICEKSYDFERICQLIEEHKINTVIGHPNLLVNFSKHKFANRYKLGSLNRVFVSASKLGQDTAEQFRNDFPHISLYQGYGMTEHGLIFMQNERCKNSESVGHIVPNAWVKIVEIETGQVLGFDEQGEICCKSPMLTPGYQNNPEATAETIDKEGWLHTGDIGYRDKNGEFFIVDRIKSVIRYRFHHIYPSEITEHLLRHPDVLAVGVTSFPHEEDVEHAIAFVQRVPGSKVTEDELVEHSAKLGYYKKLWGGVKFLDALPRTASGKIATNTLKEMAKSHAQNY comes from the exons ATGCAC AAACAACTAAACTGTTGTACAAACCTAATGGATATTTTTATGCAGTGTGAAAAG GATGCGGACGATTTCACCACTGAAAAAAACATCGTGAAAGGTGCTAAAATTGATTACGGTGTACAAAACCAAAGCATCGGCCAAATACTCCTCGATATTTTCCACAAATATGGAGATTATACAGGATGG ACGGAGTCTGAATCTGGAAGGCAAATGACTTACGCACAAATAAAAGACAAAAGCATTCGATTAGCACTTTGGTTCCAACAACAAGGAATAGGATCCGGAGATGTCATAACAATATGTTCTTCCAACTGTCTGAATAATTATGTAGTTAATTATGCGATTCTCTACGTTGGCGCAGTTTACAATCCTTGGCATCACGAATTTACGTTAg AATCAGCGCGTTATGCATTCAAACTAACTCGGCCAAAAGTCATGTTTGTATGCTCCAACATGATCGACACGATCGAAAAGGCCGCAAAATTGGAAAATCTAGATGTAAAAATCGTTACTTACGAGGACTTTCCCAATAAAGAAATGATAGATGATTTGATCCAGGCATCAAAGGAGGAAGACGTAGATCGGTTTGCTGTTCAAAAAATTGAGGATCCATCAACTCAAATAGCCGGTTTGTTGTTTTCGTCTGGAACCAGTGGTGCACCAAAATGCGTCACGATGACTTATCAATCTTTATTGAATATCATTTTGACCAATGCAAAAGTCGTTATCAGGCCAAATGATGTAATACTTTGGTATTCGGTCCCGTACTGGATAGTTTCCACAGTCTACACGCTCTCTACcgtttttcgaaaaaacaaAGTAATTATTTGTGAGAAAAGCTATGATTTTGAAAGAATCTGTCAGCTCATCGAAGAGCATAAG ATTAATACAGTAATAGGACATCCAAATTTACTGGTCAACTTTAGTAAACATAAGTTCGCCAATAGGTACAAGCTTGGTTCGCTGAATCGCGTATTTGTCAGTGCATCCAAATTAGGTCAGGATACCGCGGAGCAATTCCGTAACGACTTTCCGCACATTAGCCTGTATCAAGGATATG gGATGACGGAGCATGGTTTGATATTCATGCAAAATGAGAGATGTAAAAATTCCGAATCTGTTGGACACATTGTTCCAAATGCTTGGGTCAAAATAGTCGAAATAGAAACGGGCCAAGTTTTGGGCTTCGATGAACAGGGTGAGATTTGCTGTAAAAGTCCTATGCTAACTCCCGGCTACCAAAACAACCCAGAAGCCACGGCTGAAACGATCGATAAAGAGG GTTGGCTACACACCGGCGACATAGGATATCGCGACAAAAATGGCGAATTCTTCATAGTCGACAGAATCAAAAGTGTGATCAGATACCGCTTTCACCATATTTACCCTTCAGAAATCACAGAGCATCTGCTCAGACATCCGGACGTTCTAGCAGTCGGTGTAACTTCATTTCCTCACGAAGAAGACGTGGAACACGCCATCGCTTTCGTTCAGAGAGTCCCGGGATCGAAG GTCACAGAAGACGAGCTCGTCGAGCACTCGGCTAAACTGGGCTACTACAAGAAGCTCTGGGGAGGCGTTAAATTTTTGGACGCCCTGCCGCGCACCGCCTCGGGAAAGATAGCTACCAATACTCTCAAAGAGATGGCTAAATCGCACGCTCAGAATTACTGA
- the LOC100121265 gene encoding luciferin 4-monooxygenase isoform X2, producing MDIFMQCEKDADDFTTEKNIVKGAKIDYGVQNQSIGQILLDIFHKYGDYTGWTESESGRQMTYAQIKDKSIRLALWFQQQGIGSGDVITICSSNCLNNYVVNYAILYVGAVYNPWHHEFTLESARYAFKLTRPKVMFVCSNMIDTIEKAAKLENLDVKIVTYEDFPNKEMIDDLIQASKEEDVDRFAVQKIEDPSTQIAGLLFSSGTSGAPKCVTMTYQSLLNIILTNAKVVIRPNDVILWYSVPYWIVSTVYTLSTVFRKNKVIICEKSYDFERICQLIEEHKINTVIGHPNLLVNFSKHKFANRYKLGSLNRVFVSASKLGQDTAEQFRNDFPHISLYQGYGMTEHGLIFMQNERCKNSESVGHIVPNAWVKIVEIETGQVLGFDEQGEICCKSPMLTPGYQNNPEATAETIDKEGWLHTGDIGYRDKNGEFFIVDRIKSVIRYRFHHIYPSEITEHLLRHPDVLAVGVTSFPHEEDVEHAIAFVQRVPGSKVTEDELVEHSAKLGYYKKLWGGVKFLDALPRTASGKIATNTLKEMAKSHAQNY from the exons ATGGATATTTTTATGCAGTGTGAAAAG GATGCGGACGATTTCACCACTGAAAAAAACATCGTGAAAGGTGCTAAAATTGATTACGGTGTACAAAACCAAAGCATCGGCCAAATACTCCTCGATATTTTCCACAAATATGGAGATTATACAGGATGG ACGGAGTCTGAATCTGGAAGGCAAATGACTTACGCACAAATAAAAGACAAAAGCATTCGATTAGCACTTTGGTTCCAACAACAAGGAATAGGATCCGGAGATGTCATAACAATATGTTCTTCCAACTGTCTGAATAATTATGTAGTTAATTATGCGATTCTCTACGTTGGCGCAGTTTACAATCCTTGGCATCACGAATTTACGTTAg AATCAGCGCGTTATGCATTCAAACTAACTCGGCCAAAAGTCATGTTTGTATGCTCCAACATGATCGACACGATCGAAAAGGCCGCAAAATTGGAAAATCTAGATGTAAAAATCGTTACTTACGAGGACTTTCCCAATAAAGAAATGATAGATGATTTGATCCAGGCATCAAAGGAGGAAGACGTAGATCGGTTTGCTGTTCAAAAAATTGAGGATCCATCAACTCAAATAGCCGGTTTGTTGTTTTCGTCTGGAACCAGTGGTGCACCAAAATGCGTCACGATGACTTATCAATCTTTATTGAATATCATTTTGACCAATGCAAAAGTCGTTATCAGGCCAAATGATGTAATACTTTGGTATTCGGTCCCGTACTGGATAGTTTCCACAGTCTACACGCTCTCTACcgtttttcgaaaaaacaaAGTAATTATTTGTGAGAAAAGCTATGATTTTGAAAGAATCTGTCAGCTCATCGAAGAGCATAAG ATTAATACAGTAATAGGACATCCAAATTTACTGGTCAACTTTAGTAAACATAAGTTCGCCAATAGGTACAAGCTTGGTTCGCTGAATCGCGTATTTGTCAGTGCATCCAAATTAGGTCAGGATACCGCGGAGCAATTCCGTAACGACTTTCCGCACATTAGCCTGTATCAAGGATATG gGATGACGGAGCATGGTTTGATATTCATGCAAAATGAGAGATGTAAAAATTCCGAATCTGTTGGACACATTGTTCCAAATGCTTGGGTCAAAATAGTCGAAATAGAAACGGGCCAAGTTTTGGGCTTCGATGAACAGGGTGAGATTTGCTGTAAAAGTCCTATGCTAACTCCCGGCTACCAAAACAACCCAGAAGCCACGGCTGAAACGATCGATAAAGAGG GTTGGCTACACACCGGCGACATAGGATATCGCGACAAAAATGGCGAATTCTTCATAGTCGACAGAATCAAAAGTGTGATCAGATACCGCTTTCACCATATTTACCCTTCAGAAATCACAGAGCATCTGCTCAGACATCCGGACGTTCTAGCAGTCGGTGTAACTTCATTTCCTCACGAAGAAGACGTGGAACACGCCATCGCTTTCGTTCAGAGAGTCCCGGGATCGAAG GTCACAGAAGACGAGCTCGTCGAGCACTCGGCTAAACTGGGCTACTACAAGAAGCTCTGGGGAGGCGTTAAATTTTTGGACGCCCTGCCGCGCACCGCCTCGGGAAAGATAGCTACCAATACTCTCAAAGAGATGGCTAAATCGCACGCTCAGAATTACTGA